The following proteins are co-located in the Procambarus clarkii isolate CNS0578487 chromosome 16, FALCON_Pclarkii_2.0, whole genome shotgun sequence genome:
- the LOC138365349 gene encoding uncharacterized protein, with protein sequence MALVVVVDVTAQEVVVDVTALVVAADVMARVVVVDVTALVVVVDVTALVVAADVTALVVVVDVTARVVVVDVTARVVAVDVTALVVAVDVTARVVAVDVTALVVAVDVMARVVAVDVTARVVAVDVTARVVAVDVTARVVAVDVTARVVAVDVTALVVAVDVTARVVAVDVTVLVVAVDVTALVVAADVTARVVAVYVTARVVAADVMARVVAADVMARVVAADVMARVVAADVMARVVAADVMARVVAVDVTALVVAVDVTARVVVVNVTALVVVVDVTALVVAADVTARVVAVDVTARVVAADVMARVVAADVMARVVAAEVTTQVVVVDVMARVVVVDVMALVVVVDVTALVVVVDVTAQVVVVDVTALVVAADVMARVVEVDVTALVVVVDVTALVVAADVTALVVVVDVTARVVVVDVTARVVAVDVTALVVAVDVTARVVAVDVTALVVAVDVMARVVAADVMARVVAAEWWRLMSRR encoded by the exons atggcgctagtggtggtggttgatgtcacGGCGCAAGAGGTGGTGgttgatgtcacggcgctagtggTGGCGGCTGATGTCATGGcgcgagtggtggtggttgatgtcacggcgctagtggtggtggttgatgtcacggcgctagtggtggcggctgatgtcacggcgctagtggtggtggttgatgtcacggcgcgagtggtggtggttgatgtcacGGCGCGAGTGGTGGCGgttgatgtcacggcgctagtggTGGCGGTTGATGTCACGGCGCGAGTGGTAGCGgttgatgtcacggcgctagtggTGGCGGTTGATGTCATGGCGCGAGTGGTGGCGGTTGATGTCACGGCGCGAGTGGTGGCGGTTGATGTCACGGCGCGAGTGGTGGCGGTTGATGTCACGGCGCGAGTGGTGGCGGTTGATGTCACGGCGCGAGTGGTGGCGgttgatgtcacggcgctagtggTGGCGGTTGATGTCACGGCGCGAGTGGTGGCGGTTGATGTCACGGTGCTAGTGGTGGCGgttgatgtcacggcgctagtggTGGCGGCTGATGTCACGGCGCGAGTGGTGGCGGTTTATGTCACGGCGCGAGTGGTGGCAGCTGATGTCATGGCGCGAGTGGTGGCGGCTGATGTCATGGCGCGAGTGGTGGCGGCTGATGTCATGGCGCGAGTGGTGGCGGCTGATGTCATGGCGCGAGTGGTGGCGGCTGATGTCATGGCGCGAGTGGTGGCGgttgatgtcacggcgctagtggTGGCGGTTGATGTCACGGCGCGAGTGGTGGTGGTTAATGTCACggcgctagtggtggtggttgatgtcacggcgctagtggTGGCGGCTGATGTCACGGCGCGAGTGGTGGCGGTTGATGTCACGGCGCGAGTGGTGGCAGCTGATGTCATGGCGCGAGTGGTGGCGGCTGATGTCATGGCGCGAGTGGTGGCGGCTGAGGTCACGACgcaagtggtggtggttgatgtcatggcgcgagtggtggtggttgatgtcatggcgctagtggtggtggttgatgtcacggcgctagtggtggtggttgatgtcacGGCgcaagtggtggtggttgatgtcacggcgctagtggTGGCGGCTGATGTCATGGCGCGAGTGGTGGAGgttgatgtcacggcgctagtggtggtggttgatgtcacggcgctagtggtggcggctgatgtcacggcgctagtggtggtggttgatgtcacggcgcgagtggtggtggttgatgtcacGGCGAGAGTGGTGGCGgttgatgtcacggcgctagtggTGGCGGTTGATGTCACGGCGCGAGTGGTAGCGgttgatgtcacggcgctagtggTGGCGGTTGATGTCATGGCGCGAGTGGTGGCGGCTGATGTCATGGCGCGAGTGGTGGCGGCTGAG tggtggcggctgatgtcacggcgctag